The following are encoded together in the Lolium rigidum isolate FL_2022 unplaced genomic scaffold, APGP_CSIRO_Lrig_0.1 contig_29983_1, whole genome shotgun sequence genome:
- the LOC124680845 gene encoding LOW QUALITY PROTEIN: protein AMEIOTIC 1 homolog (The sequence of the model RefSeq protein was modified relative to this genomic sequence to represent the inferred CDS: deleted 2 bases in 1 codon) codes for MRPQVIKFCYRKRPTGLSRNGKDDSSQDPMTQPPSSPLSRQSLSTPVIDTYHAGGFYEIDHGMLPPRTPIHLKSIRVVKVSEYTSLDVTVSFPSLLALRSFFSSFPAPSAGPELDERFVMSSNHAARILRRRVAEQELQGEMHQDSFWLVNPCLFDFSASSHPANLPDALSSPEAPPAQPKVPVPSCRLLETLKCDGAGWGVRRRIRYIGRHRDASKEASIGGYETEASVREQQRPAQQEDNRSSVCGKRKRDEAERNNDKPSRERRAKKTYKSPKKQKKRHVESKDGDPRRGKERWSAERYAAAERSLLEIMRSSGARLGAPVMRQALRDQARKRIGDTGLLDHLLKHMAGRVPDGSTERFRRRHNADGAMEYWLEPADLAEVRREAGVSDPYWVPPPGWKPGDDVSPVAGDLLVKRQVEELAEELNDVKRHMEQLSSNMVELGNEAKSEAEQAYSSWKEKYQKVVKANEKIEKQVFSLKDTYENVIHKNSKLKKEVRSLKDKYEFVVEKNDKLEEQMASLSSSFLSLKEQFMLSSNGDKLKMAIDQVPVAHNDGKQAIAIGGNSGQISQRADVTVVHDGEKRTTRKSSFRICKPQGTFLWPSMGSGTDISGGGSSGISIATGGSLPRSGSGSCPGIGPGLPPSSRAPVEVLIESPLDEHVMVGDYFSTPPSASSSNATKLLSLPSPRSPLKPQPLFSALHSFAGLTLRHMDSPSSLPSPCGASLLEGRMAMPNAEVGGISTVGTELALATPFYC; via the exons AGGCCACAGGTGATCAAGTTCTGCTACAGGAAGAGGCCTACAGGCCTCAGCAGAAATGGCAAGGATGATAGCAGCCAGGACCCCATGACCCAACCCCCCAGCTCGCCCTTGAGCAGACAGAGCCTGTCCACGCCTGTCATCGACACCTACCATGCTG GAGGGTTCTACGAGATCGACCACGGGATGCTGCCTCCCAGAACACCAATCCATCTCAAGTCCATACGCGTGGTAAAG GTGAGTGAGTACACGAGCCTCGACGTCACCGTGAGCTTCCCGTCCCTCCTGGCGCTCCGGAGCTTCTTCTCCTCATTCCCGGCGCCCAGCGCCGGGCCGGAGCTTGACGAGCGCTTCGTCATGAGCAGCAACCACGCCGCGCGCATCCTTCGCCGCCGTGTGGCCGAGCAGGAGCTCCAGGGCGAGATGCACCAGGACAGCTTCTGGCTTGTCAACCCCTGCCTCTTTGACTTCAGCGCGTCGTCCCACCCAGCAAATCTACCTGACGCGCTGTCGTCGCCTGAAGCTCCGCCGGCTCAGCCGAAGGTGCCTGTACCCAGCTGCCGCCTCCTCGAGACCTTGAAGTGTGATGGCGCCGGATGGGGCGTGCGGCGCCGCATCAGGTACATTGGCCGGCACCGCGATGCTTCCAAGGAGGCCAGCATCGGCGGCTACGAAACAGAGGCAAGCGTCAGGGAGCAGCAGCGTCCGGCACAGCAGGAGGATAATAGGAGCTCTGTCTGCGGCAAGAGGAAGCGGGACGAGGCAGAGAGAAACAACGACAAGCCCAGCAGAGAGCGGAGGGCGAAAAAGACGTACAAGAGTCCCAAGAAGCAGAAGAAGCGCCACGTTGAGTCTAAAGACGGCGACCCTCGGCGCGGCAAGGAGCGGTGGTCGGCCGAGCGgtacgcggcggcggagaggagccTGCTCGAGATCATGCGCTCCAGTGGCGCCCGCCTCGGCGCCCCGGTGATGCGTCAGGCGCTGCGGGATCAAGCCCGTAAGCGCATCGGCGACACCGGTCTCCTCGACCACTTGCTTAAGCACATGGCCGGAAGGGTACCGGACGGCAGCACCGAACGGTTCCGCCGCCGGCACAACGCGGATGGCGCCATGGAGTACTGGCTGGAGCCAGCCGATCTGGCCGAGGTGCGACGGGAGGCCGGCGTGTCTGATCCCTACTGGGTGCCGCCACCCGGGTGGAAGCCTGGGGATGACGTGTCCCCGGTTGCCGGTGATCTCCTGGTTAAGaggcaggtggaggagctcgCTGAGGAGCTCAATGATGTTAAAAG GCACATGGAACAGCTGAGTTCCAACATGGTGGAATTGGGCAATGAAGCGAAATCTGAGGCAGAACAAGCTTACAGTTCATGGAAG GAGAAGTACCAGAAGGTGGTTAAGGCTAATGAAAAGATAGAGAAGCAGGTGTTTTCTTTGAAG GACACCTACGAGAATGTGATTCACAAAAACAGTAAGTTAAAGAAGGAGGTGCGGTCACTGAAG GATAAGTATGAGTTTGTAGTCGAAAAGAATGATAAGCTGGAGGAGCAGATGGCTTCTCTCTCTAGCTCCTTCCTCTCTTTGAAG GAACAATTTATGTTGTCAAGCAATGGAGATAAGCTGAAGATGGCAATAGACCAGGTGCCTGTGGCTCACAATGATGGCAAGCAGGCAATAGCTATTGGTGGTAATAGTGGCCAGATCAGCCAGCGAGCAGATGTCACCGTCGTCCATGACGGcgagaagaggacgacgaggaagagcagCTTCCGCATCTGCAAGCCACAGGGCACGTTCCTGTGGCCAAGCATGGGGTCAGGCACAGACATCAGCGGGGGAGGCAGCAGCGGCATCAGCATCGCCACCGGCGGGTCGCTCCCCCGCAGCGGCAGTGGTAGCTGCCCCGGTATcgggccggggctcccgccgtCGTCCCGAGCCCCAGTTGAGGTGTTGATCGAGTCGCCGCTGGACGAGCACGTGATGGTCGGGGACTACTTCTCCACCCCGCCCTCGGCGTCGTCCAGCAATGCCACCAAGCTGCTGTCCCTGCCCAGCCCCAGGTCACCCCTCAAGCCACAGCCACTCTTCAGCGCCTTGCACTCCTTCGCCGGCCTCACTTTGCGTCATATG GATTCGCCGTCATCGCTGCCGTCGCCCTGCGGTGCTAGTCTGCTG GAGGGGAGGATGGCCATGCCCAACGCGGAGGTCGGAGGGATCAGTACCGTGGGCACTGAACTGGCCCTCGCCACTCCCTTCTACTGCTGA